ATCCTGATCTACCTGTTCTGGGGCCAGCGCAAGGTGCGCGAAGCCCACTGACCCTCACCCACAGACCTCCCCTCGCCATGCCCCTGATCCGACGCTTCCAGACGGCCGCTCCTCTCGCTGTGCTCAGCCTCCTCGCGCTCCTGCTCGCCGGCTGCGCCGGAGGCAACCTCATTGAGCTGATCGGGCGACCGTGGGCGTGGGGACCGTGTACCCTCATCATCGTCATCCTCGACATCGTCGCGCTCGTCGGGCTGTGGCAGAGCGGGCGGAGCACGGGCGACAAAGTGCTGTGGACGCTGCTGATCGTCTTCTTCCCCGTCGGCGGGCTGATCCTCTACTACCTCTTCGCCTGAGCCCGATGCCGCGAGGCTCCCGGCCGGCTGACGTTATCGTCGGCCGGCTTTTTTTATGGGACCGTCACCGTTCACACCCACTGCCGCCCGACCCACAGCCCGAGCCCCGCGAAGACGAGGCCCGCCACGACGCTGAGCCCCACGTTCACGAGCGCCCACCCCGGCCGGCCGCTCTCCCACAGGGCGAGCGTGTCGAGGCTGAACGTGGAGAACGTGGTGAACGAGCCGAGGAAGCCGATGACGAGCGCGACCCGGAGGCCCTCCATCCCCCCCGTTCTCGTTATCACGAGTGGAACGACGAACCCGATCAGGAACGACCCCAGCAGATTCACCACCCACGTCCCGACGGGCAACCCGCCCCCCCAGAACCGTACGGCAGCAAGACCGACGCCATACCGAGCTGTCGCGCCGAGCGCGCCCCCTACCGCAACGAGAAACAGGTGAGAGAGCACGGGGGTTACGTGAGTTACAGAGATGTAATGCCGCGCACACGGCGGCGCGCCTATTATACAGAGCCGACGCCGAACCGAGATACCCGATCTCCATTGCACACGATCTATGAAAGTTGTCGCCCCACTCGGCCTGGCTCTATTCGCTCTGCTCGTCGGATTACTGAGCGTCCGTCTCGCTTTGCCTACCCCTACGATTGAGACTCCCTTAGCGGCGATCGCACCGGCCGCGTCCATCGCACTCCCAGCTGCCGCACCCGTCGCCGTCGTAGAGCTGTTCACCTCGGAGGGCTGTTCCTCCTGCCCGCCGGCGGACCGCCTGCTGCTCGACTTCGCCGAGCGCTCGGACGACCGCCTCTACCCGCTCGCCTTCCACGTGGACTACTGGAACCGGCTCGGGTGGACTGACCCGTTCAGCGACGAGGCGTACTCGCAACGTCAGCGGGCGTACGCTCGGGTCATCGGGTCCGGCCGTGTGTACACGCCGCAAATGATCGTCAACGGGCGCACCGAGTTCGTGGGGTCGCGCCGAGCACAGGCGGAGCAGGCGCTCCAACGCGCGCTAGAGCGCCCGGCCCGCACCACTATTGACCTGACCGGCTCACTGGAAGGCCGAACAGTCGAGATCGCCTATGCAGTCAAGGGCGCGCCGGAGGGAACGGTGCTGAACCTCGCCCTCGTGCAACAGCGGGCCGAGCAAGACGTGCCACGCGGAGAGAACGCGGGCCGCACGCTCTACCATGCGAACGTGGTCCGAGCCTTCGAAACGGTATCCGACGGAGCGGGCGTGCAGCGACTCGCACTACCGCGCGGGCTGCGGGCCGAGGACGCCGCCGTCATCGGCTACGCCCAACTCCCGGCGACGATGGAGATCGTCGGCGCCGCCCGCGTGCAGCTAGTCGGCGACTGATTCTGCGGAGGCTTCGGCGGGGTGCGCCTGGAGGTACTCGCTCCCCCGGCCTTTTACGTTCTCGTCCCACCGTTGCATCCAGTCCGCGCCCTCATCGGCGAGGAGGTCCCAGTCTACCCCGAGCGGGCGGATGTCGACACGCATCCACTCGGGCAGCGCGTCCGGGGCGATGTCCGTGCGGACGGGGATCCGGTGGAACTGCTCGGCCTGCTCGACGAGCGCCTCGCGCGAGGTGACGAACTCGTAGAACTGCTTCGCCCGCTCCGGATTCGGCGCTCCCTTGACGAGTGCAATCGCATCGACGAGCACGGGCGTGCCCTCGGCGGGGATGACCCACGAGAACGGATAGCCGAGGTCGTGGCTCTGGAGGTAGGCGTCGGGGAGGTTCCAGAGGGTGATGTCGCCCTCACCGCGCGCGAGCGAGAGGTAGAGCTGCGTCGGGTTGGCGGCGTACGTCTTCGTGTTCTCGTCGAGCCGGGCGAGCCAGCGGAACCCCTCCTCCACGCTCGACTGCCGCTGGATCATCGCACCGAAGATGGTCCGCATCGTCCCCGAGCCGAGCGGGGAGCGCACGAGCACGCGGTCGGCGAATCGCGGGTCGAGGAGATCGTCCCACCGCTGCGGCACATCCGTCGAGTCCACGGCGTCGTGGTTGTACATGATCACCTCGGGCGTGCGGTACGTGCCGTACCACCGGTGCTGCGAGTCCCTCGCCTCGGCGGGCACGGCGTCGGCCCACGTAGGCATGTAAGGTTCGAGCAGGCCCTGCTTCGCTGCCTTCGCGAACATCGTCTGCGGCGCGCCCCACCAGAGGCTAGCCTGCGGATTCGTCACCTCCGTCCGCACCCGGTCGTAGGCCTCCTGGCTGCCCATGTCGAGCCACTGCACGTCCACCTCGGGATGCTCGCGCTCGAACGCGTCCTCGTACGCTCCGAGGAGTTCTTTGCCGTGCGGCGAATAGATGACGAGGGTCTCCCGGTCGTCGCCGCAGCCGGCGAGAGAGAGCAGCAGGGCGAGCAGAACGAGCGGACGGGCCATCGGCGGGGCAGTGGGTGAGGGCGCAAGATAGGCGGCCGACCCTGATTCGTGGTGCCCGGCCGCGCGCGAGCGGTCTAGCACGAAGCGCCGCCCCCCGCCGTTCCCCACAGCACGGCCGCCCGAGCGCGACGGGCGCACTCGGGCGGAGGAAAGGATGCTGCTGCCCTCAGCGTTCAGCGACCGACCGAGGCCAGCACGACCTCGCGGGCGAACACCTGCACATTCCCGAGGCGCAGCAGCCGCGACAGCACGCCGGGCCGAGCCGCCGGCCCCGCTCGCGCTACCGTCCGGCGGCCGACGCGGACAAGCACGTCGAGTCCGGTGACCGCGATGACGCCGCTTGCGGTGCGGATCGTCGCGCGACGGCCTGGACCTGTGGGGAATGGCAGCGTCCTCAACACGGAGATCGCCTTCCGCACGCTTCGAAACGTGGCGACGAGTTCGTCCCCTTCCGAGTGGACGGAGATGGGCTCGCCATCGACCGACAGCGAGAGGTCGGCGTCGATGTCGAGTCGGGACGCGGGGCTATCCATTAGCGGTGTCGCGCGTCCGGACGCGGATCGTCCCGTTCATCTTCCAGTGCGCGTGCTCGTCACTCCGGGTCCCGCTCGGGACGTACAGGTCGAAGTTGTCGAACTCGTACGTGATCTCGGCGCCCCGGCCGGTCAGCTTGTCGTAGAGGCCGATGGCGAGGTCGGGCCACGTCTGCGTCGCTTTGGTGGATTGCGCGTTGGTTTCCATGAGCGGTCTCGTATGATGGGAAGAGTAGAGAGAGGGGTTCGCCGCGCGGCGAGCGAGGGGTATGAATCGAGCCCGCTCCTCACAAGTTCCAATATTTACTGAAAGTGACAGAACCCCATGCTCGCTAATCCGTGGCATCCTCCCCGCCCTCCAACACCGCCCGCCATGTCCCAGCGCATCCTCCTCACCGGCGCCACCGGCTACCTCGGCGGCCGCCTCGCGCCTCGCCTGCTCGACCGCGGCTACCGCGTACGCTGCCTCGTCCGCGACCCCGACCGGCTCCACGGCTACGACTGGGAAGACCGCGTCGACATCGTGCAGGGCAACGTGCTGCAACCGGACACCCTCCCGCCCGCGATGGAGGGCGTCGACACGGCGTACTACCTCATCCACTCGATGGCGGCGGGGCCGGGCTTCGCCGAGCGCGACCGCCGAGCGGCGGCGAACTTCGGGCGCGCTGCGCGCGAGGCCGGCGTCCGCCGCGTGATCTACCTCGGCGGCATCGACCCCGGCGTCGATGAGACGTCCGACCACCTCCAGAGCCGGATCGAGACGGGCGAGATCCTGCGCGAGACCGGGCCTCCGCTGACGGAGTTCCGCGCGGCCGTGATCGTCGGCTCGGGCAGCGCGTCGTTCGAACTGATCCGCCACCTCACCGAGCGGCTGCCGGTGATGATCACGCCGAAGTGGGTCCGCACGCGCTCGCAGCCCATCGCCATCCGCGACGTGCTCTGCTACCTCATGGACGGCCTCAAAATTCCCGAGACCGAGGGCCGCGTCATCGAGATCGGCGGGCCCGAAATCCTGACCTACGAAGACATGTTTCGGACCTACGCCGACGTGCGCGGGCTGAAGCGCTGGGTCGTCGACGTGCCCTTCCTGACGCCGAACCTGTCCTCGCTGTGGGCCGGCCTCGTCACACCGATCTCGCCGTCGCTCGCGCGCCCGCTCATCAAAGGCCTCGGGAGCGAAGTCCTCGTGACCGACCCCAGCGGGATGGCCCTCTTCGACGTCGATCCGATCACGTACGAAGCCGCCGTCCGCCTCGCCCTCGAACGGTTCCGCCGGGACGAGGTCGAGACGTCGTGGTCGAGCGCGCTCTCGTCGAGCCAGGGCGACAAGGTGGCGTCGGAGATGACGAGCGAGGAGGGGATGATCTCCGACCGCCGCCGCCTCGTCGTCGACGCCTCGCCCGAGTCGGTGTTCTCCGTCATCAAAGCGATCGGCGGGGCGAGCGGCTGGCTCTACGCGAATCCGCTCTGGCACATCCGCGGCGTGCTCGATCAGTTCGTCGGGGGCCCCGGCCTCCGGCGCGGGCGGCGGAACCAGTCTACGGTCCGCGTCGGCGAGGCGATCGACTTCTGGCGCGTGGAGGAACTGGAGGAGAACCGGCTGCTCCGGCTGAGGGCCGAGATGAAGGTGCCGGGCCGGGCGTGGCTCCAGTTCGAAGTCGAGCCCGAGGAGGGGAGCGCCGCCCCGCGCTCACGCATCACGCAGACGGCGTTCTACGAGCCGAAGGGGCTGTGGGGCGTTGTGTATTGGTACTCCCTCGTCCCCTTCCACCCCTCCATCTTCAAGGGGATGATCACGGAATTGGGCCGCCGCGCGGAAAAGCGCGAGGCCGAAACCCGGCAGGCCTCGCTCGACGTGGCTGCCTCGTAGCGACCCGGACGCTACGCCTCGCCTTCGACCGCGCCGAACGCCCGCGGCGGCTTCAGCCGCTCGATGGCCTCCACCTCGCGGAGCGCCTCGTCGAGCGCCATCTCCTCCAGCACCTCGGCGACGACCTCCTTCAGCCACTCGCGCTGCTCGTGCAGCGTCTCGGCGATCGCCTCCTTCAGGACCTTCTTGAGCATCTCGTTCTTGGTAGCGGGCTGATCCATCGGACCGGGGATTCGTGGGGGGCAAGCAGGACCGGAAGCTACGGAATGCCGGGCAGAGAAACAGCGCAGTCCTCGGTACCCCACGCCGTAGGTGGAGGAACCCGGTATTCCACCTCGCGTTTTCGCGCCTGCCACTCCTTTCTGAGCCGGTGCACTGCTCCTGCCCGCCTCGTTGCTGTCGCCGTTCCTCGGGAGGGGCTGTGCACTCGTGCCGTACGGCCTGGCATAGCCCGGTCATCGTCTAGCCACGCTCTCGCCTCATGTCGCAACTCTCTACCGTCCCTTCGATCGCCGGCGGGACCGACGGGGCCGTGGCGGAGGCCCCGCTGCCGGACCTCTCGGCGGCGGAGCGGGGCCGGTACGCGCGCCACCTCATCCTGCCGGAAGTGGGACCGGAGGGGCAGCGCAAGCTGAAAGCCGCGTCCGTGCTCCTCGTCGGAGCCGGCGGGCTCGGGTCGCCGCTCGCTCTCTACCTTGCCGCCGCCGGCGTCGGCCGCATCGGGCTCGTCGACTTCGACGTGGTCGACGCGTCGAACCTCCAGCGGCAAGTCCTCCACGGGACGAAGGACATCGGGCGGCCCAAGCTGGAGTCCGCGCGCGACCGCATCCACGACGTGAACCCCCACGTCCAGGTCGACCTCCACCCCGTCCGGCTCACGAGCGAGAACGCCCTCGGCGTCGTCGAGCAATACGACGTCGTCGCCGACGGGACCGACAACTTCCCGACGCGCTACCTCGTCAACGACGCCTGCATCCTCACGGGCACGCCGAACGTGTACGGCTCGATCTTCCGGTTCGAGGGGCAGGTCTCCGTGTTCTGCACCGACGCGGGGCCGAGCTACCGCTGCCTCTACGAGGAGCCGCCGCCGCCGGGCCTCGTGCCGTCGTGCGCCGAGGGCGGCGTGCTCGGCGTGCTCCCCGGCCTCGTCGGGACGATCCAGGCGACGGAGACGATCAAGCTCCTCCTCGGCATCGGCGAGCCGCTCATCGGACGGCTCCTCCTCATCGACACGCTCGCGATGGACTTCCGCACGCTCCGCGTCCGCCGCAACCCGGACTGGCCCGTCGGTGCCCCGCACCCGACCGTCACGGAGCTGGTGGACTACGAGGCCTTCTGCGGCCTCCCCTCCCTCACCTCCAACGGCAGCGCCTCTGCGAACCCGCCCGCCGTCCCCGAGATCACCGTCAGAGAACTCAAAGCGCAGCTCGACCGCGGCGAGCGCCCCTTCCTCCTCGACGTCCGCAAGCCGAACGAGTACGAGATCGCGAACCTCGGAGGCACGCTCATCCCCGTCGACGAGTTGGAGGACCGGATCGGCGAACTCGAAGCGCACCGCGATGAGGACTTCGTCGTCCACTGCCGCTCGGGCGCGCGCTCGGCGAAGGCGGTGCTGATCCTCCGAGCGCACGGGTTCACCGGCCCCGTCAACCTCAAAGGCGGCGTCCTCGCCTGGAGCGACGAGATCGATCCTTCGATGCCGAAGTACTAGCCGAGCGGGCTCACCCCACGACCTGCAGCCGAGCGAACTTCAGCTTGAGTTTTTTCTGCCCGACGGCTTTGAAAAACACCGTCGCCGCCGCGCGGTCGCCGCGGCCTTCGACGGCGAGCACTTTGCCCTCGCCGAAGGTCTGGTGGAAGACGCGGACGCCGGGGACGATTTCGGCCTCGCCCTCGTCGTAGACGATCCGCCGGCCCTCGGTGGGCTCCGGCGCGGGGCGCGGGCGCTGCTTCTGAGGGGCGTCGCGGAGGTTCTGCCGGTAGTAGTGCGGGTCCATGTCCTCGAACGAGCCCGTGCCGCCGCGCCCGACGGAGAACCGGTCCTTTTTGCCTGTGAACGCCCGGCCCGTCTCGGTGCGAATGACATCCTCGGCATCGACCTCGTCGAGGAAGCGGCTGCGGATGTTCGACTGCTGCTCGCCGAAGCGGTAGCGGCTGCGCGCGTGCGAGAGGAAGAGCAACTCCTCGGCCCGCGTGACGCCGACGTAGAACAACCGCCGCTCCTCCTCCAGTTCCTTCGGGTCCTGCGCCGCGACGGCGAGCGGGAAGAGCCCCTCCTCCATCCCCGTCACGAAGACGACCTTGAACTCCAGCCCCTTCGAGCCGTGGAGCGTCATCAGCGTCACGCGGTTGGGGTCCCCCTCGTCGGCGTCGGCGTCGGTGACGAGCGAGACTTGCTGGAGGAACTCGGAGAGCGTCGGCGTGTGCTCGGCGCTGCCGTGGGCGCCGGTGAACTCGGCGACGGCGGAGATCAGCTCCTGCACGTTCTCCCACCGCGCGAGCGCCTCGATCGTGTTCTCCTCGCGGAGGTTCGCGAGGAGGCCGCTCTCGGCCAGCAACTCGCGCGCGATCTCGTCGGCGGCACCCGTGTTCGCCTTCGCGGCGTAGCGACCGACGAGGAAGGTGAAGCCCTGGATCGCGTTCGCCGCCCGGCCGCCGACGCCCGCGTCCTCGGCCCGCTCGAGCGCCTGCCAGAGTGTGAGCCCTTCCTCGCGGGCGAATTCCTCGACGCGCTCCATCGTCTTCGCGCCGATCCCGCGCGTCGGGTAGTTGATGACGCGGCGGACCGACGCCTGATCGTTCGGGTTGACGACGAGGCGGAGGTACGCAATCGCGTCTTTGATCTCCTTCCGGGCGTAGAACGAGAGCCCACCGACGATGCGGTACGGAATCCCACCGCGCCGCAGCGAGTCCTCGATCGAGCGGCTCTGCGCGTTCGTCCGGTAGAGGATCGCCACCTGCCGGTACGGTACGCCGTGGCGGACGTGGAGGTCGCGGATGCGGCGCTCGACCTTCTGCGCTTCATCCTTCTCCGAGAGCGCCTCCATCAAGACGACGTGCTCGCCCTCGGCGTTCTCGGTCCACAGGTTCTTGTCGAGCTGGTCCGCGTTCCGCTTGATGATGGAGTCGGCGAGGCGCAGGATTTTCGCGGTGGAGCGGTAGTTCTGCTCCAGCCGGATCGTCGTCGCGCCGGGGTAGTCCTTCTGGAACGAGAGGATGTTCTGGATGTCGGCCCCGCGGAAGGCGTAGATGCTCTGCGCATCGTCGCCGACGACGCAGAGGTTTTTGTGCGCCGCGGCGAGCATCTTCGCGAGGCTGTACTGCGCGTGGTTCGTGTCCTGGTACTCGTCGATGTGGAGGTACTTCCAGCGCTTCTGGTACTCGGCGAGCACGTCGGGGTGGCGCTGGAACAGCTCAATGGGCTTGATGAGGAGGTCGTCGAAGTCGAGCGCGTTCGCGCGGCGGAGGGCGTCGTTGTACGGGCCGTAGACCTTCGCGGCGGCCTCCTCGAACGGGTCGGCGGCGAGGCGCTGGTACTCCTCGGGGCTGACGAGCTGGTTCTTCGCCCCGCTGATTCGGTGGCGGACGGAGCGCGGCGTGTAGCGCTTCGCGTCGATGCCGTAACGGAGCATCTGGGCCTTGATGATGTTCTCGGAGTCCGTCGGGTCGTAGATCGAGAAGTCGCGCGTGTAGCCGAGCTTGTCGGCCTCGCGGCGGAGGATGCGGGCGAAGACGGAGTGGAACGTCCCCATCCAGATCCCCTTCGCCCCCTCCTCCCCGACGAGCCGGAGCACGCGGTCGCGCATCTCGCGCGCGGCCTTGTTGGTGAACGTGAGCGCGAGGATCTGGCTCGGCCACGCCCGCTTCGCCGCGAGGAGGTACGCGATCCGGTGCGTCAGCGTCCGCGTCTTGCCCGAGCCCGGCCCGGCGACGATCATCACTGGCCCCTCGGTCGTGGAGGCGGCCTCGCGCTGGACCGGGTTCAGCCCGTCGAGGATCGCGGCGGCGTCCGTCTCGGGCGACGGCGGCGTAGCAGTGGCGTCGGGCGGGGCGTCGAAGAGCTTGTAGGTGCGCATAATTGGCGATGGCGTAGAGACGCGACAGGTCGCGCCGCTACGGGTTGACAGGACGCTCACCGATGATAGCGGCGGACACAGCGACGGGCAAGGCGCGGCCCCGATTTCCCCCGCCCTCAACAACCGCCGCGCCTGTTTGGTCGCACGCTCTGTTTGTTTATGTTGTGCCTACCCTTCCTTCTGCACCCACCGAGAGGACGCCATGTCTGCCCTTGTCTCCAGCATCCTCACCCGAAAAGGCGACTGGGTCATCACGACCGACCCCAAAGTCACCGTCTTCGATACCATCACACGGATGGTCGAGCACAACGTCGGCGCGATCTGCGTGACGCAGGGCGGCGAGCTGCTCGGCATCTTCACCGAGCGCGACTACCTCCGCCGGATCGTCCTCCAGGGCCGGACCTCGAAGACGACGCGTGTCGAGGAGGTGATGACGGCCGACGTCGTCTGCGCCATGCCGGACCACACCGTGGACGAGTGCATGGCGATGATGAGCGAGAAGAAGTGCCGCCACCTCCCCGTCCTCCGAGACGGCCAGCTCGCCGGGCTCATCTCGATGGGCGACTGCGTGAAGGTGATGCTGGAGACGACGGAGGACCACGTCCGCGACCTCGAGAGCTTCATCACCGGCGGCTACCCCGGCTGAGCGTCGGGCGGGACGGTAGTAGGGGGTTGATTCATCAACCCCCTACCGCTCGACGCGGGCGTTGAGCACGTCGTACACGTTCGGGTCGCCGGGGTTGATCTTGCCACCGCCGATGTTCGAGTCGCCGCGCTCGCGGACCTCGCGGAACTCCCCGACCCCGCTGCCCTCGGCGCGCGCGCCCGTGAACACGGTGACGTTCGTCCCGCGCGCCAGATCCGGCAGCACGAACTTCGGGAGCGAGAACGTCACAGCCGAGTCCTCGACGGAGAACAGCGCGTCGCCCACGCCCTCGAACTCGCCGAGCACGCGGCCCTGCGCATCCTCGATCCGCAATCCGTTGCCGACGAAGACGATGTACTCGAAGCCGCCGGCCTTGCGGAACGTGTAGCTCGAACCCCGCCCCGCATCGACCTTCCCGTCTTCCTCCGTATCGAAGGCGAGGGCGAGGAGGGCGGGCTGGTAGCCGAGCTCGCTCTCGCTCACGACGTTCGCGAGTTCGACGCGGAAGTAGGTCGTGGAGTCGTCCTCGCTGATCTCGACGTAGCTGATGTCGAGGACGCCGTCGGGGAAGAGGCCGGGGTAGGTGTACGTCGCCGTCGTGCCCCAGTCGTCGCCGTCGGGGTCGGTGCGGGAGAGGGTCGGAATCGCGAGGGGGTTCGTGCGGCTGATCTGCGGCGCGTCGAGCGAGCGGGCGCGCTTGACCTCCCGCATCACGGGGTACTCGTCGGGGATCTCGGGGGTCGCCCACGCGAAGCCGTCCCACGCCGCCGCGTCGGCGACGGCGTAGCTGCTGTCGGCCGCGACGGTCTCGCCGTCGAGCGTGACGCCGTCGGCCGAGATCGTCACCGAGACCGAGTCGAGCGGGACGACGAGCGTGTCACCCCGCGCCTCGGCGACGGGGACGACTTTGACCTGGCCGAAGGCGCGGACGCGAACCGTCGCCCCGCGCGGGAGCCGGCCCGACGGCTTGAGCCCGACCGTCAGTTCGCTCGCGCTCTGCGCGATGCGCGCGACGACGGAGCCGCCGCCGAGGCGGAACCGCGCCTCCGTCGTGCCCCACGCCTCGGGGAGGTGAGGTTCGAGCACGACCGTATTGCCACCACTGTAGCGAATGCCGGCGTAGTCCTGATACGCGTTCCGCACGAACTCGGCGAGCGTCCACGGCTGCACCGGCGAGCCGCCGAGCGCGGACTCGGCCGCCACGTCATCGTCGTCGCCCGGCTGGGGCGGGTGCGCGTCCACGTTCTCCGCCACCGCCCCGACCACGCCGCGGTCGAGGATATAACGCTGCAGCGCCTCGGTCTGCTCGTACGCCTGCGCGCCCGCGCCCTCTTCGACGAGGAGCGAGACGAGGGGGCCGCTGAGCCATGTCCAGATCGTTCCGTCGTAGCGCGCGGCGCCAGGCTCGTAGAAGTCGGGCGCGTTGAGGTAGGGATAGAACAGCGAATCCGTCTGCGGCAGCGTCGAGACGCCGTAGGGATAGGCGAGCGTGCCGGCCGTGCGCTGGAGGATGCGGCGCTCGGTATCCGCGTCGAGGTCGAAGTCGCGGAGGGCGAAGAGGGCGCTCGGGCGCATCCGCGGGTCCGGCTGATCGTTGGGCCGGAGCACGTCGGCGATCCGGTCCTCGCGGACGAACGCGCGCTCGAACCGCTGCTGGAGCACGCGGGCGCTGTCGCCGTATGCGGCGGCCGAGGTGGGGCGCCCGCTGATCTGGCCCATCACGCGGGCGACGGGCTGCATCGCGCGGAACGCGCGGTAGTAACGCCCCTGCACCTCGGCGGCGCGGTTCACGCGCGGCACCCGGCCGCGCCCGTCGTAGGGCTGCACCCACGTCTGGCCCGCCGCGTTGCGGAGGAAGCCGTCGGGCGTGCGGATGTCGTCGAGCCCGCGCACGGCGTAGACCGTCCGCGTCCAGAACTCGGCCCCGTTGTCGGTGATGATCCCGCGGTCACCCGTCGCGCGGAGGTAGTCGCCGACGGCGGCGACCCACACCGGCGTCGCGTCGACGGTCGTGTAAACGGGCCGGCCGTCGACGAACTCGTTGGGGATGCGGCCGAAGAGGTCGATGCGGCGGTCGCGGCGCTGCGAGCGGCCGAAGCGCGTGAGGAGCTGACGAGCCCGCTCCCAATCGCCCGTGGCGAGGAACGCGCCCTCGAACGCCGTGAGCGTGCTGCGCCCGCGCGCGAGGTCGGTGCCGGGGATGCCGGAGACGAGCGTGAACCCCGTCGAGTCCTCTTCGACGAGGGCTTCGAGCGAGAGCCGCGCCCAGTCGAAGGCGCGGTTGAACGCCTCGTCCTCGGTGCGGATCGTGCTGCCGTCGAGCACACTCGCGAGCCGCTGCTGGCGCTGCGTGAGGAGCGATGCGCGGCGGCCGAGCGCCTGCTGCGCGGCGGCGGCGGCGGCCTCCGGCGTGTTGCCCGAGGCGAAGGCGACGGCGCCGGGCGTGGCGAAGCGGACGAGGCCCAGCCCGAGCCCGCGCTCCCGCACGCCGAGTCCGTCCTCTAGCTGCGCCGCCGTCGTGGCGGCGGTCCCGTCCGTACTGGCGACGGCCAGCCACACCGGGCGGCGGCTGTCGGCACGCGGCTCGGTGTAGTTCGCCCGCGCGACGAGGAGCACGTCGCCCTGCGCCTGCACGGTGTAGTCGGAAGCGGCGCGGCGGTCGCTGAACGTCGGCGTCAGTTCGACCGTCCCCACACTGTCCGCGACTTCGACGAGGAGCGCGCCGTCGGCGAGCGTGATCGTCTCAGTGAGCGTAGCGAGGTCGTCGCCCTGGATGCGGCGGAGGAGCGTCTCGAAGAAACCCGCCGAGTCGGCCTGCACGTACGTCCGCGCGGCGTAGTCGGGGCGGACGACGCCGCCCGTGATCTCGCTCGGGCCGACGCCCACGGAGTCCGCATCGAGCCACCAGCGCCAGCCGTCCACGAGCCGGAAGCCGCCGGCGATGAAGCCCATCGCGGGGTCGGTCTGCTCGCCCGAGAGCGCGTCGTAGTAGTACGCCCCCGCCTTGTCGGTGAAGAAGAACGAGCGGTCGGCGCTGGAGTCGGCGGCGACGGCGAGGCGGGCGAGCACGGCGGGCTCGCCCTCCGCGATCTCCGAGGGGACCTCGGCGTCGTCGCCGCACCCGACGGACAGGAACGCGACGAGCCCGAGGAGGACAGCGGCAACGGCAGAGCGGGAAGCGATCACAGGACGGCGGAGAGAGGCGGAGGAGCGAAGGATAAAATAGATAACGGACTTGGGAGCCGTGAGACGCCTGCTGAGATAGAGTCCCCCTCCTGGTCAGGAGGGACGTGTCCCGTAGGGGACAGGGGTGGTCGAATGAGGGCTGATGCCACCTTCGATCTACCCCCTCCCCCTGTCTAGGGGGATGACTTCAAACGGCCTCTCACGAAACAGGACAGAGGGAACGAAGCGCGGCGTCATCCCTCCACGGCCTCCGTCTCCTCATCCCACGTCGCGATCGCCTCCAACACGGCCTCGACGATCTCGCCTTCGGGCACCGTCCGCACGATCTCGCCGCGCTTGAAGAGGTGCGCCCGGCCGCGCCCGAGCGACACGCCGAGGTCGGCCCCGGCGGCCTCGCCCGGCCCGTTGACCGCGCAGCCCATCAGCGCCACGTTGAGGTCCTTGTCGAACTTCGCCGCCTTCACCGCCGCCTCGACCTCGTTCACGACCGAGAACAGGTCGCCCGTGAGCCGGCCGCACGTCGGGCACGCGATGATGTTGACGCCGGGCCGCCCGAGCCGGAGCGACTTCAGGA
The sequence above is a segment of the Rhodothermales bacterium genome. Coding sequences within it:
- a CDS encoding DUF1223 domain-containing protein, producing the protein MPTPTIETPLAAIAPAASIALPAAAPVAVVELFTSEGCSSCPPADRLLLDFAERSDDRLYPLAFHVDYWNRLGWTDPFSDEAYSQRQRAYARVIGSGRVYTPQMIVNGRTEFVGSRRAQAEQALQRALERPARTTIDLTGSLEGRTVEIAYAVKGAPEGTVLNLALVQQRAEQDVPRGENAGRTLYHANVVRAFETVSDGAGVQRLALPRGLRAEDAAVIGYAQLPATMEIVGAARVQLVGD
- the crcB gene encoding fluoride efflux transporter CrcB, yielding MDAAGAIAAKGVSIVGVGKARRTLSNPTSRANRARPSGATTFIDRVQWRSGISVRRRLCIIGAPPCARHYISVTHVTPVLSHLFLVAVGGALGATARYGVGLAAVRFWGGGLPVGTWVVNLLGSFLIGFVVPLVITRTGGMEGLRVALVIGFLGSFTTFSTFSLDTLALWESGRPGWALVNVGLSVVAGLVFAGLGLWVGRQWV
- a CDS encoding SDR family oxidoreductase; translated protein: MSQRILLTGATGYLGGRLAPRLLDRGYRVRCLVRDPDRLHGYDWEDRVDIVQGNVLQPDTLPPAMEGVDTAYYLIHSMAAGPGFAERDRRAAANFGRAAREAGVRRVIYLGGIDPGVDETSDHLQSRIETGEILRETGPPLTEFRAAVIVGSGSASFELIRHLTERLPVMITPKWVRTRSQPIAIRDVLCYLMDGLKIPETEGRVIEIGGPEILTYEDMFRTYADVRGLKRWVVDVPFLTPNLSSLWAGLVTPISPSLARPLIKGLGSEVLVTDPSGMALFDVDPITYEAAVRLALERFRRDEVETSWSSALSSSQGDKVASEMTSEEGMISDRRRLVVDASPESVFSVIKAIGGASGWLYANPLWHIRGVLDQFVGGPGLRRGRRNQSTVRVGEAIDFWRVEELEENRLLRLRAEMKVPGRAWLQFEVEPEEGSAAPRSRITQTAFYEPKGLWGVVYWYSLVPFHPSIFKGMITELGRRAEKREAETRQASLDVAAS
- the moeB gene encoding molybdopterin-synthase adenylyltransferase MoeB, translating into MSQLSTVPSIAGGTDGAVAEAPLPDLSAAERGRYARHLILPEVGPEGQRKLKAASVLLVGAGGLGSPLALYLAAAGVGRIGLVDFDVVDASNLQRQVLHGTKDIGRPKLESARDRIHDVNPHVQVDLHPVRLTSENALGVVEQYDVVADGTDNFPTRYLVNDACILTGTPNVYGSIFRFEGQVSVFCTDAGPSYRCLYEEPPPPGLVPSCAEGGVLGVLPGLVGTIQATETIKLLLGIGEPLIGRLLLIDTLAMDFRTLRVRRNPDWPVGAPHPTVTELVDYEAFCGLPSLTSNGSASANPPAVPEITVRELKAQLDRGERPFLLDVRKPNEYEIANLGGTLIPVDELEDRIGELEAHRDEDFVVHCRSGARSAKAVLILRAHGFTGPVNLKGGVLAWSDEIDPSMPKY
- a CDS encoding extracellular solute-binding protein, whose protein sequence is MARPLVLLALLLSLAGCGDDRETLVIYSPHGKELLGAYEDAFEREHPEVDVQWLDMGSQEAYDRVRTEVTNPQASLWWGAPQTMFAKAAKQGLLEPYMPTWADAVPAEARDSQHRWYGTYRTPEVIMYNHDAVDSTDVPQRWDDLLDPRFADRVLVRSPLGSGTMRTIFGAMIQRQSSVEEGFRWLARLDENTKTYAANPTQLYLSLARGEGDITLWNLPDAYLQSHDLGYPFSWVIPAEGTPVLVDAIALVKGAPNPERAKQFYEFVTSREALVEQAEQFHRIPVRTDIAPDALPEWMRVDIRPLGVDWDLLADEGADWMQRWDENVKGRGSEYLQAHPAEASAESVAD
- a CDS encoding PLD nuclease N-terminal domain-containing protein yields the protein MPLIRRFQTAAPLAVLSLLALLLAGCAGGNLIELIGRPWAWGPCTLIIVILDIVALVGLWQSGRSTGDKVLWTLLIVFFPVGGLILYYLFA